One Granulicella sp. 5B5 DNA window includes the following coding sequences:
- a CDS encoding efflux RND transporter periplasmic adaptor subunit translates to MNKYVLRTSLVWIVILAVIAGIWTYRSHRAQTPMTMNMPITGEVQPVAAGPSPTAAESAPLMPEQKMEAPLVPVQLTPERMQSIGVETGTVEYKQLSDDIRATGTVDINERLLSYVQVRFPGYIRKVFANATYQYVHKGEPLFTVYSPDLVATQQEYLLARQDQKAMSTSTVDGVASGAASLSSAAEQRLEQWEIPQSELAKLKETGKPITDLTINSPVSGYITEYNALPNMYVQPSTRLYTVADLSRVWVYAQVFQDDVGRVRPGDTVQITVDSYPGRTFYGRIEEILPQVDMATRTIRVRIEMANPELKLKPGMFVNVDVKAGLGRQLTVPASAVFQSGTQQLVFLNHGNGSLEPKEITVGPRVGDDFIVLKGLEAHQSIVTSANFLIDSESQLQAAAGSFVPPPPGGGNAPSASAPATQENIDFTTEPNPPQKGSNIFRVKLTGANETPTTGAQVTVTFYMPAMPAMGMAALNTTTTLTEKGNGLYEGSGSLSSGGTWQVNISVQKNGQVVATKQLRVNATGGM, encoded by the coding sequence ATGAACAAGTATGTATTGAGAACCTCACTCGTCTGGATCGTGATCCTGGCAGTCATTGCAGGAATATGGACCTACCGCTCCCATCGCGCGCAAACGCCGATGACGATGAACATGCCGATCACTGGAGAGGTGCAGCCTGTAGCCGCTGGCCCTTCTCCGACGGCTGCTGAATCAGCCCCATTGATGCCTGAGCAAAAGATGGAAGCCCCCCTCGTCCCGGTACAGCTCACGCCGGAGCGGATGCAGAGTATCGGCGTCGAGACCGGCACGGTCGAATATAAGCAACTGAGCGACGACATCCGCGCCACCGGCACAGTGGACATTAACGAGCGTCTCCTCTCCTACGTGCAGGTCCGTTTCCCCGGTTACATTCGCAAAGTCTTTGCGAATGCCACGTACCAGTACGTGCATAAGGGAGAGCCGCTCTTCACGGTGTATAGCCCCGATCTGGTAGCGACCCAGCAGGAATATCTGTTGGCGCGGCAGGATCAGAAGGCGATGAGCACGAGCACCGTGGACGGAGTTGCGTCGGGTGCAGCGTCGCTGTCCTCAGCAGCGGAGCAGCGCCTGGAGCAGTGGGAGATACCGCAAAGTGAGCTTGCAAAGCTGAAAGAGACAGGCAAGCCGATCACCGATCTCACTATCAACTCGCCCGTCTCCGGTTACATCACGGAGTATAATGCGCTGCCCAACATGTATGTCCAACCTTCGACTCGCCTCTACACGGTGGCTGACCTTTCCCGCGTGTGGGTGTACGCACAGGTCTTTCAGGATGATGTTGGCCGCGTAAGACCCGGCGATACAGTGCAGATCACAGTCGATTCGTATCCGGGCCGTACATTCTATGGGCGCATTGAAGAGATTCTGCCGCAAGTGGATATGGCGACGCGAACCATTCGTGTGCGTATCGAGATGGCGAACCCAGAACTCAAGCTCAAGCCGGGCATGTTCGTGAACGTCGATGTGAAAGCCGGGCTCGGGCGCCAACTCACAGTGCCAGCCTCAGCTGTCTTCCAATCGGGCACCCAACAGTTGGTGTTCCTCAACCATGGCAACGGCAGTCTGGAGCCGAAGGAGATCACCGTCGGCCCCCGAGTTGGCGACGACTTCATCGTTCTCAAGGGGCTGGAAGCTCATCAGTCCATTGTCACATCAGCTAATTTCCTCATCGACTCGGAAAGCCAGTTGCAAGCCGCGGCAGGTTCCTTTGTGCCTCCTCCGCCGGGCGGCGGCAATGCTCCTTCGGCAAGTGCTCCCGCGACACAGGAGAATATCGACTTCACCACAGAACCGAACCCACCGCAAAAAGGCAGCAATATCTTTCGAGTGAAACTCACAGGGGCAAATGAGACACCTACTACAGGTGCCCAAGTCACGGTCACGTTTTATATGCCCGCCATGCCGGCGATGGGCATGGCGGCCCTGAACACCACGACCACGCTTACTGAGAAGGGCAATGGCCTTTATGAAGGCAGCGGTTCGCTCAGTTCCGGCGGTACCTGGCAGGTCAACATTTCCGTCCAGAAAAACGGCCAAGTCGTCGCGACAAAGCAGTTGCGTGTGAACGCGACAGGAGGCATGTAA
- a CDS encoding class I SAM-dependent methyltransferase: MMNLQETLWLGRLRARLISNRRVQQAEKSLTAKEAYPYWASTYSTETATSFLDEELARKMLRGLPHRHLLDAGCGTGRRIANNPHAVGVDLSPAMLAAGGASNVIEGDIRSMPFEAERFEMVWSRLVIGHIPDPQSAYDEFARVTKPGGYVFVTDFHPDAAHAGHQRSFTDANGTLHAIEHYVHTDHVELARRVGLSLVEHQDGAVGPSVREFYVRGIGIKAYRRDEGLKLVVAYLFQKLTGQQTMQ; the protein is encoded by the coding sequence ATGATGAATCTGCAAGAGACCTTATGGCTCGGCCGGCTGCGTGCGAGATTGATATCGAACCGGCGCGTGCAACAAGCAGAGAAATCGCTGACGGCGAAGGAAGCATATCCGTACTGGGCGTCCACATACTCGACGGAGACGGCCACGAGCTTTCTGGACGAAGAGTTGGCGCGGAAAATGTTACGTGGCTTGCCACACAGACACCTGTTGGATGCGGGATGTGGGACTGGCCGCAGAATCGCAAACAATCCTCACGCCGTCGGTGTGGACCTGAGTCCAGCCATGCTTGCCGCGGGAGGAGCTTCGAACGTGATCGAAGGTGATATACGATCGATGCCCTTTGAGGCTGAACGCTTCGAGATGGTGTGGAGTCGTCTGGTGATCGGTCATATTCCTGATCCGCAAAGTGCTTATGATGAGTTTGCACGTGTAACGAAGCCAGGCGGTTATGTATTTGTCACGGACTTCCATCCGGACGCCGCACACGCCGGGCATCAGCGTAGCTTTACCGATGCAAACGGAACTCTCCATGCGATCGAACACTATGTGCACACCGATCACGTCGAACTCGCGCGGAGGGTGGGACTATCGCTCGTCGAGCATCAGGATGGCGCAGTGGGGCCATCGGTTCGAGAGTTCTACGTGCGCGGCATCGGCATAAAAGCATACAGACGAGACGAAGGGCTCAAGCTGGTCGTTGCCTATCTGTTTCAGAAGTTGACCGGGCAACAGACAATGCAGTGA
- a CDS encoding class I SAM-dependent methyltransferase, whose translation MAVSLRPAAVAFDAVAPNFDARFEGCLSVAAQRRAVRAALLRVFPTHGYVLEVGGGTGIDATFLAERGFKVLLTDASPAMVSLANVKLAALGSSTEVVAGEDLDDFASRYLAQGGPQLDGAFSNFAPLNCVVDLAPVARGLAQLLKPNAAAMLVLFGTCCPVEMLLETFSGRQRQALRRFKRGAAPARLAKREFEIVYHRRKEIERVFAPWFTLEKRIGIGVTVPPSAAEPGISAHPSLLKWMERADRLLARPMAVFGDHVLYQFRRRDY comes from the coding sequence ATGGCTGTTTCATTGCGTCCCGCAGCTGTTGCATTCGACGCGGTAGCTCCAAATTTCGACGCACGCTTTGAAGGATGTCTCAGTGTAGCAGCGCAACGTCGCGCGGTTCGCGCCGCTCTGTTGCGCGTATTTCCTACGCACGGCTATGTTCTTGAAGTAGGCGGAGGAACCGGCATCGACGCGACATTTTTGGCGGAGCGCGGGTTCAAAGTCTTGCTGACCGATGCTTCTCCTGCTATGGTTTCGCTGGCAAACGTGAAGCTTGCCGCGTTGGGATCTAGTACGGAGGTGGTCGCCGGCGAAGATCTCGACGACTTTGCATCACGGTATCTCGCCCAGGGTGGGCCGCAGTTGGATGGAGCTTTCTCGAACTTCGCGCCTTTGAACTGCGTGGTAGATCTTGCGCCTGTGGCACGCGGTTTAGCACAACTGTTGAAGCCAAACGCCGCAGCCATGCTGGTGTTGTTCGGAACGTGCTGCCCAGTAGAGATGTTGCTGGAGACCTTCTCCGGAAGGCAACGGCAGGCACTTCGACGCTTCAAGCGGGGCGCCGCTCCGGCGCGGCTTGCCAAGCGCGAGTTTGAGATCGTCTATCACCGCCGGAAAGAGATTGAACGGGTCTTTGCACCATGGTTCACGCTTGAAAAAAGAATTGGCATCGGTGTGACGGTGCCACCCAGTGCCGCTGAACCTGGCATCTCTGCGCATCCGTCCCTGCTGAAATGGATGGAGCGTGCCGACCGTCTTCTCGCGCGGCCAATGGCGGTGTTTGGCGACCATGTGCTGTACCAGTTTCGGCGCCGCGATTACTAG
- a CDS encoding TolC family protein, with protein MNVVSSLTAALLLAAAVSAFGQAPVTSPPIPLSALLAEAQANNPQISAANHGVRAARQVAPQMTTLPDPKLTYQQFGVGSPKPFAGYTNSDFAYVGIGASQELPYPGKLRLRGEVAERDADTKQAEVTVTETSIADAIKADYLQLAYLQQTLGILQQSKAVLDQLIHDATIHYQVGQGMQQDVLQAQVDRTRIVREITMQYEQMGQAQAHLKSLLNRAQGSPDIVTQDLVETPLQRTSDELLAAVRQNNPQLRVDASAIQKQEAQLASAKREGKPDFDLGYMYQNTDRKYRDYYMFTFDVRFPRRKRVNAEISEAAEKRAESQATLDAHLQQQLAEVQQEYVKATSDEELLKEYREGLIPQSDAAYRATLNSYASNREEFVHVLLYFTDILNLKLEYAQTLEDHEAALAHLESLTGATLR; from the coding sequence ATGAACGTGGTCTCTTCGTTGACCGCTGCTCTTCTGTTGGCCGCTGCAGTGTCTGCCTTCGGGCAGGCTCCGGTAACGAGTCCACCCATTCCCCTATCCGCGCTTTTGGCAGAGGCTCAGGCAAACAACCCACAAATCTCTGCAGCCAATCATGGCGTACGAGCTGCCAGGCAAGTGGCACCGCAGATGACCACTTTACCTGACCCGAAATTAACCTACCAGCAGTTCGGTGTAGGCAGCCCGAAGCCGTTTGCGGGATATACCAACAGCGACTTTGCTTACGTCGGCATTGGGGCATCCCAAGAGTTGCCCTACCCAGGGAAGCTGAGGCTGCGAGGAGAAGTAGCCGAGCGCGATGCGGACACGAAACAGGCCGAAGTTACAGTAACGGAAACCAGTATCGCGGATGCGATCAAAGCCGATTACCTTCAGTTGGCCTATCTGCAGCAGACGCTTGGCATCTTGCAACAGAGCAAAGCCGTTCTCGATCAGCTGATTCACGATGCGACGATCCACTACCAGGTCGGGCAAGGGATGCAACAGGATGTGCTGCAAGCTCAGGTAGACCGGACCAGGATTGTGCGCGAAATCACAATGCAATATGAGCAGATGGGGCAGGCGCAGGCGCATCTCAAGAGCCTGCTCAATCGAGCCCAAGGATCGCCGGACATCGTTACGCAAGATCTTGTGGAGACTCCGCTGCAGCGCACCTCCGACGAGTTGCTTGCAGCGGTACGGCAGAACAATCCTCAGCTCCGGGTCGATGCGAGCGCCATTCAGAAACAGGAGGCGCAATTGGCCTCCGCAAAGCGCGAGGGCAAGCCGGATTTCGATCTCGGTTACATGTACCAGAACACCGACCGCAAGTATCGGGACTATTACATGTTCACCTTCGATGTGCGATTTCCTCGTAGAAAACGCGTCAATGCGGAGATCTCAGAAGCTGCGGAGAAGCGAGCGGAATCTCAGGCGACGCTCGACGCGCATCTGCAACAGCAACTCGCGGAAGTTCAGCAAGAGTATGTCAAAGCGACGAGCGATGAAGAGCTCTTGAAGGAGTACCGCGAAGGACTGATTCCACAGTCCGACGCGGCATATCGGGCGACATTGAACTCCTATGCCTCCAATCGTGAAGAGTTCGTTCATGTCCTTCTGTATTTCACAGACATCCTCAATCTGAAGCTCGAATATGCACAGACGCTCGAAGACCACGAAGCCGCCTTAGCTCACCTTGAATCCCTGACAGGAGCGACACTGCGATGA
- a CDS encoding nucleotidyltransferase family protein, translating into MPSSSRQSILATPLQTNTAAQRVIASPPLYTPRQAVLLLFCDPMPTQCLMIADLSHAEWRRLLHWLDISGLALYFLERLRHLNLDCILPSFVLARLKQNQTDNTARTHGMIAESIRIQTAFQRENVVYAILKGISLCPVSVQRPELRHQFDLDFLVAAESADTAKAILFRQGYRLYAQSGRSLEFKRDERPAISMRDFYKDQPGHSVELHVEANGDAASSRLARAEIGMLAGMKVPVLSPVDLFVGQGLHVYKDVCSEFCRTSHLLEFRRHILARSSDVAFWRELEIAGSSDTRTWVGLGVATQFITKIMGQFAPEGLTRWTVDRLPASVQLWSTLYANRSAFANVPGTKFYLLLQRELEGLGLPGKRSITKALLPLRLPPPVTRAAAREPMTTRFNRYSLQSTFLASRFRFHVMEGMRYVRALRCWREHLRRLS; encoded by the coding sequence ATGCCTTCATCTTCTCGACAATCCATTCTCGCGACGCCGCTCCAGACAAACACGGCGGCACAGAGAGTCATCGCATCGCCTCCGCTCTATACGCCCCGACAGGCGGTGCTGCTCCTCTTCTGCGATCCGATGCCGACGCAGTGCTTGATGATAGCGGATCTATCCCACGCGGAATGGCGGCGACTTCTGCATTGGCTGGACATCAGCGGGCTGGCGCTTTATTTCCTTGAGCGTCTTCGACATCTCAATCTAGATTGCATATTGCCGTCATTTGTTCTCGCGCGTCTCAAGCAGAATCAGACAGACAATACGGCCCGTACGCACGGCATGATCGCGGAGTCCATCCGCATTCAGACGGCGTTTCAGCGCGAGAACGTGGTCTACGCAATACTCAAGGGGATATCGCTATGTCCAGTATCGGTACAGCGGCCTGAGCTGCGACATCAGTTTGACCTCGATTTTCTCGTAGCAGCGGAAAGTGCGGATACGGCGAAGGCAATCCTCTTTCGTCAGGGCTATCGTTTATACGCGCAGAGTGGCAGAAGCCTTGAGTTCAAGCGTGACGAGCGGCCTGCAATCTCCATGCGAGACTTCTACAAAGATCAGCCGGGGCATTCCGTCGAACTGCATGTAGAAGCGAACGGCGATGCAGCATCGTCAAGATTGGCCCGTGCAGAGATCGGCATGCTTGCCGGCATGAAAGTGCCGGTGCTTTCCCCTGTGGATCTTTTTGTAGGGCAGGGATTGCATGTTTATAAGGATGTCTGCAGTGAGTTCTGCCGCACATCGCACCTGCTCGAATTCCGTCGCCATATTCTGGCCCGTTCCAGCGATGTAGCTTTCTGGAGAGAGCTTGAGATTGCAGGTAGCTCGGACACGCGAACGTGGGTGGGCCTGGGAGTGGCAACGCAATTCATCACGAAGATTATGGGACAATTCGCGCCAGAGGGGCTGACACGATGGACTGTCGACCGTCTACCTGCATCCGTCCAGCTTTGGTCAACGCTATACGCGAACCGCTCTGCGTTTGCGAATGTGCCAGGGACAAAGTTCTACCTGCTCCTGCAGAGGGAGTTGGAGGGCTTGGGGTTACCGGGTAAGCGTTCCATCACGAAGGCGCTGCTTCCTTTGCGACTTCCGCCGCCCGTGACGCGAGCTGCAGCAAGAGAGCCGATGACAACACGGTTCAATCGGTACAGCTTGCAGAGCACGTTCCTTGCATCGAGATTTCGCTTTCACGTAATGGAGGGAATGCGTTATGTGCGCGCACTACGATGCTGGCGGGAACACCTTCGGAGGTTGTCCTGA
- a CDS encoding CusA/CzcA family heavy metal efflux RND transporter, producing MLAKIIELCARNRFLVFTSVLLLTLAGIWSLQHVPLDALPDISDVQVIVHTSWAGEPPDVIEDQVTYPIVTSLLAAPHVKAVRAQTMFGDSYVYVVFQDGTDLYWARSRVIEYLQQISGRLPENVHPSIGPDATGAGWVYEYAIVDKSGKHSLADLRSLQDWHLRYALETVPGVAEVASIGGYVKQYQVQLDPNKLLAYGIPLSTVIDKVKMSTNEVGGRVLDLSGAEYMIRGLGYLRSLDDLATVSVGSKNGTPVLLRDLGTVSFGPDIREGVAEWNGEGETVGGIIVMRQGMNALDVIQGVKQKLREIAPSLPPGVEILPGYDRSGLIEASIKTLQRDLLEEAVIVSLVILVFLFHFRSALIAIIALPIAVLVSFIPMYWLGVTSNIMSLGGLALAIGVLVDASIVMVENGYRHLSERQENDASPISEPERRKILIHAAKQVGPALFFSLLIIVVSFLPVFLLEAQEGRMFRPLAWSKTLAVGSSSILAITLVPVLMVLLIRGRLRPERANPIARITQAIYLPILRFCLRHRWLTITVNLIFLAVTFPLASRLGSQFMPPLFEGSTLYMPTALPGISIEQAKVLLQKQDRILRSFPEVASVFGTVGRSDSATDNAPLDMYDTTVMLKPREQWPTGMTYEKLIEQMDDKLQFPGLSNTWTMPVENRLDMELTGIKTPLGMKVQGPNVDGIQQLASKIQNVLSGMPEMRSIFAEKVAQGFYINVDVNREEAARYGLTIADVQTAVASGIGGQNIAANIEGRERYPINVRYQRDFRDNIDQMRSVLIGTPSGAQIPLGQVARISFTHGPAMIRDEDGSLTGYIYIDLKGTDYGGFVTKANKLLHDKLALPANYTFQWSGEYELEQRAKQRLQLILPIVFFVIFLLLYLIFHSVAEALVLIFPTIYAMSGGLLLQWLLHYNFSVAVAVGYIALFGIAVETGVVMVVYLHEALENKLQSGRPLTNADIEAATIEGAVQRLRPKLMTVCAVLASLIPILWESGIGSDVMRPIAAPIVGGMITSTIHVLILVPVFFIMMKERALKRGTLVPAMRKSLI from the coding sequence ATGCTCGCTAAAATTATCGAACTCTGCGCGCGTAATCGCTTCCTCGTCTTCACTTCTGTATTGCTGCTGACACTCGCGGGAATCTGGTCGCTCCAGCATGTGCCGCTGGACGCACTGCCGGACATCTCCGACGTACAGGTGATCGTTCATACAAGCTGGGCGGGGGAACCGCCCGATGTCATTGAAGATCAGGTGACGTATCCGATCGTCACCAGCCTGCTGGCCGCGCCGCACGTCAAGGCCGTGCGCGCGCAGACGATGTTTGGTGACTCCTATGTTTATGTAGTTTTTCAGGATGGCACCGATCTCTACTGGGCTCGGTCTCGTGTTATCGAATACCTGCAACAGATCAGCGGGCGTCTGCCGGAGAACGTACATCCCTCAATTGGTCCCGATGCAACCGGTGCGGGTTGGGTCTATGAGTATGCCATCGTCGATAAGAGCGGCAAGCATAGTCTGGCCGACCTACGCAGTTTGCAGGACTGGCATCTGCGCTATGCGCTTGAGACGGTCCCAGGCGTCGCCGAAGTCGCCAGCATCGGCGGCTATGTCAAGCAATATCAAGTGCAGCTCGATCCCAACAAACTGCTTGCCTACGGTATTCCACTCTCTACCGTCATCGACAAAGTCAAGATGAGCACGAATGAAGTCGGCGGGCGCGTTCTTGACCTAAGCGGCGCGGAGTATATGATCCGCGGTCTCGGTTATCTGCGCTCGCTCGACGATCTCGCAACCGTTTCCGTTGGCAGTAAGAATGGAACGCCTGTACTGCTGCGTGATTTAGGAACCGTGAGCTTCGGACCGGATATCCGCGAAGGGGTCGCCGAGTGGAACGGCGAGGGGGAAACCGTCGGCGGAATCATCGTCATGCGCCAAGGCATGAACGCACTGGACGTCATCCAAGGTGTGAAGCAAAAGCTCCGCGAGATAGCGCCGTCACTGCCGCCAGGCGTAGAGATTTTACCGGGGTACGACCGCTCCGGCCTCATCGAGGCCTCGATCAAGACGTTACAACGAGATCTGCTTGAGGAAGCTGTCATTGTCAGCCTCGTCATTCTTGTCTTTCTGTTTCATTTCAGGTCCGCACTGATTGCGATCATTGCCTTGCCGATTGCGGTGTTGGTGTCCTTCATCCCTATGTATTGGCTGGGAGTGACTTCGAACATCATGTCGCTGGGCGGTCTTGCGCTGGCGATCGGAGTGCTCGTCGATGCCTCCATTGTGATGGTGGAAAACGGCTACCGACACCTGTCGGAGCGGCAGGAAAACGACGCCAGTCCAATATCGGAACCGGAGCGACGGAAGATTCTTATCCATGCAGCCAAACAAGTTGGCCCTGCTTTGTTCTTCTCTTTGCTCATCATTGTCGTCTCCTTCCTGCCGGTCTTCCTGCTCGAAGCACAGGAAGGACGCATGTTCCGTCCGCTTGCATGGAGCAAAACGCTCGCGGTCGGCTCTTCCTCCATCCTCGCCATCACGCTCGTACCCGTCCTGATGGTTCTTCTCATCCGCGGTCGCTTGCGGCCCGAGCGTGCGAATCCAATTGCACGGATCACACAGGCGATCTATCTGCCCATCCTGCGATTCTGTCTGCGTCACCGCTGGCTCACCATCACCGTCAATCTCATCTTTCTGGCCGTGACATTCCCATTGGCATCCCGCCTGGGAAGCCAATTTATGCCGCCGCTCTTTGAAGGCTCTACCTTATATATGCCGACAGCTCTTCCTGGCATCTCCATCGAACAGGCCAAGGTGCTCCTGCAGAAACAGGACCGTATCCTTCGCAGCTTTCCCGAGGTGGCCAGCGTCTTCGGAACGGTTGGCCGGTCCGACAGCGCGACTGACAACGCACCTCTCGATATGTACGACACGACGGTCATGCTGAAGCCGCGTGAACAGTGGCCTACCGGGATGACTTACGAGAAGCTTATCGAGCAAATGGACGACAAGCTCCAGTTTCCAGGGCTTTCGAATACCTGGACCATGCCAGTCGAGAACCGTCTGGATATGGAACTCACCGGCATCAAAACGCCTTTGGGCATGAAGGTACAGGGACCAAACGTCGATGGCATCCAGCAGCTCGCTTCAAAGATTCAGAATGTCCTTTCCGGAATGCCGGAGATGCGATCAATCTTCGCCGAAAAGGTCGCGCAGGGGTTCTACATCAATGTAGATGTCAACCGGGAAGAAGCCGCGCGCTACGGCCTCACGATTGCCGATGTGCAAACTGCAGTCGCATCCGGCATCGGTGGACAGAACATTGCAGCGAATATTGAAGGCCGCGAACGCTATCCCATCAACGTCCGTTATCAACGGGACTTTCGCGACAATATTGATCAGATGCGAAGCGTGCTGATCGGCACTCCATCCGGCGCGCAGATTCCGTTGGGACAGGTAGCGCGAATCTCCTTCACACACGGCCCAGCCATGATCAGAGATGAAGACGGCTCATTGACGGGATACATCTACATCGACCTGAAAGGCACTGACTACGGCGGCTTTGTTACAAAGGCTAATAAGCTCCTTCACGACAAACTCGCGTTGCCGGCGAATTACACTTTCCAATGGTCGGGAGAATACGAACTGGAGCAGCGTGCGAAACAGCGGCTTCAACTGATTCTGCCGATTGTCTTCTTCGTGATCTTCCTGCTCCTCTACCTGATCTTTCATTCGGTAGCCGAGGCTCTCGTCCTGATCTTTCCCACCATCTATGCGATGAGTGGAGGGCTGCTCCTGCAGTGGCTTCTCCACTACAACTTCAGCGTCGCTGTAGCGGTTGGCTATATCGCGCTCTTCGGTATCGCCGTCGAAACAGGAGTCGTCATGGTCGTTTATTTGCATGAGGCACTCGAAAATAAGCTTCAATCCGGGAGACCACTGACAAATGCCGACATAGAAGCAGCAACAATTGAAGGCGCCGTGCAGCGCCTGCGGCCAAAGCTTATGACCGTATGTGCGGTTCTTGCCAGCCTTATTCCGATCCTCTGGGAATCAGGTATTGGTTCCGATGTGATGAGGCCAATCGCCGCTCCCATCGTCGGTGGCATGATTACGTCCACCATTCACGTCCTGATCCTCGTACCGGTATTCTTCATAATGATGAAGGAAAGGGCGCTGAAGCGTGGAACACTCGTTCCCGCCATGCGAAAGTCTCTGATATGA
- the ribA gene encoding GTP cyclohydrolase II: MDESMQTTKEADVETPLFSLKMIAEVNMPTRWANFRMLGFEAVRQQENSGRRYTETALVLILGDIHVAPPIVRIHSQCATGDIFHSLRCDCHDQLHLALRTIADEGAGILLYEHQEGRGIGLMEKLRAYALQDQGLDTIEANLQLGHAVDTRDFQLPVRILQFLQISSLRLMTNNPQKIATIQSAGIKLVERVAADVASSPHAAGYLATKREKLGHIYAGHTPANAVGCELNPVYSLAK; encoded by the coding sequence ATGGATGAATCGATGCAGACGACGAAGGAAGCTGACGTGGAAACGCCGTTGTTTAGCTTGAAGATGATTGCGGAGGTGAACATGCCAACGCGATGGGCTAATTTCCGCATGCTTGGATTTGAAGCTGTCCGCCAACAGGAGAATAGCGGGCGCAGGTACACGGAGACAGCGCTTGTGCTGATCCTTGGCGATATTCATGTAGCTCCCCCGATTGTTCGGATCCACTCACAGTGCGCCACGGGCGACATCTTTCACTCACTGCGTTGCGACTGCCATGATCAGCTCCATCTTGCGCTTCGGACTATCGCTGACGAAGGGGCCGGCATTCTGCTTTATGAGCATCAGGAAGGTCGCGGCATTGGGCTGATGGAAAAGCTACGCGCCTATGCTCTACAGGATCAAGGCCTTGATACGATTGAAGCAAACTTGCAGCTTGGGCATGCGGTTGATACTCGTGACTTCCAACTGCCGGTTCGCATTCTGCAGTTTCTGCAAATTTCGTCGCTGCGATTGATGACCAACAATCCGCAAAAGATTGCGACGATTCAATCGGCTGGAATCAAGCTGGTGGAACGCGTTGCTGCGGATGTTGCGAGCAGCCCCCATGCTGCGGGATATCTTGCCACCAAGCGAGAGAAGCTTGGTCATATCTACGCTGGGCACACGCCCGCAAATGCGGTTGGGTGCGAATTAAATCCTGTGTATTCGCTTGCGAAATAA